A stretch of the Festucalex cinctus isolate MCC-2025b chromosome 20, RoL_Fcin_1.0, whole genome shotgun sequence genome encodes the following:
- the apodb gene encoding apolipoprotein Db, with amino-acid sequence MLALCCVLLASLPPLTSAQTYRWGACPTPKVQPNFNLQQYLGKWYEIGKLPARFERGKCIEANYAVRRDGTIRVVNSQFYKDKVRTTEGTAVVHDPRVPAQIGVSFSYFTPYAPYWILSTDYSSVAVVYSCTDILRIFHVEYAWILGRSRFLPPETVRYAQDLLLTEGVDLFRMTETDQTGCKDD; translated from the exons ATGTTAGCGTTGTGCTGCGTTCTCCTGGCGTCGTTGCCGCCCCTGACCTCAGCGCAGACGTACCGCTGGGGGGCCTGCCCCACCCCCAAAGTGCAACCCAACTTCAACCTCCAGCAG TATTTGGGGAAGTGGTACGAGATCGGCAAGTTGCCGGCCAGATTTGAGAGGGGGAAGTGCATCGAAGCCAACTATGCTGTACGACGGGACGGAACCATCCGAGTGGTCAACTCGCAGTTCTA CAAAGACAAGGTGCGGACGACCGAGGGGACGGCGGTGGTCCACGACCCGAGAGTACCGGCCCAAATTGGAGTCAGCTTCTCCTACT TCACCCCCTATGCTCCGTACTGGATCCTGAGCACGGACTACAGCAGCGTGGCCGTGGTGTACTCATGCACGGACATCCTGCGCATATTCCACGTGGAGTACGCTTGGATCCTGGGCCGCTCGCGCTTCCTACCGCCCGAGACAGTGCGCTACGCTCAGGACCTTCTACTGACCGAGGGTGTGGACCTCTTTCGCATGACCGAAACGGACCAGACAGGTTGCAAGGACGACTAG